One window of Novipirellula aureliae genomic DNA carries:
- a CDS encoding MBL fold metallo-hydrolase yields MERSWDSGNTASLYNPDMEVIALQSGSNGNCIYVEAGGKQLLFDAGISGVQAENRLAEHGRDIRDVDALIISHDHSDHTRCMGVYHRKFGLPIHVTDETISALQRKNRTGRIDDVQRFKSGSTLNFGHVRVETIKTPHDAVDGVAFVVDDGSNRLGILTDLGHVFSGLDCLLSTLDAVIIESNYDTDMLANGPYPESLKRRISGPGGHLSNAESANLLLRSDNRTLQWVCMGHLSEHNNDPDLVYQTHRTTLGTQFPLFVADRYAGKTLPRLKPR; encoded by the coding sequence ATGGAAAGATCATGGGATAGCGGAAATACCGCGAGTCTCTACAATCCCGATATGGAAGTCATTGCATTACAATCAGGAAGTAACGGAAATTGCATCTACGTCGAAGCGGGTGGAAAGCAACTGCTTTTCGACGCTGGTATCAGCGGCGTTCAAGCCGAAAACCGGCTGGCGGAACATGGGCGTGATATTCGTGACGTCGATGCCCTCATTATCTCGCACGACCACAGTGATCATACACGCTGCATGGGCGTTTATCATCGGAAATTCGGTCTGCCGATTCATGTGACCGACGAAACCATCTCCGCCCTCCAGCGAAAAAATCGAACGGGACGGATCGATGACGTCCAACGATTCAAGTCAGGCAGCACTTTGAACTTTGGTCACGTGCGAGTGGAAACGATCAAGACACCGCATGATGCCGTCGACGGGGTGGCGTTTGTCGTCGACGATGGATCGAATCGCTTAGGGATACTCACCGATTTGGGACACGTTTTTTCGGGTCTCGATTGTCTGCTGTCAACACTCGATGCCGTCATTATCGAGAGCAATTACGATACCGACATGTTGGCCAACGGACCTTATCCCGAATCGCTCAAACGCCGTATTAGCGGTCCAGGCGGACATTTGTCTAACGCCGAATCAGCGAATCTATTGCTGCGATCAGATAATCGAACGCTGCAATGGGTTTGCATGGGCCATCTATCGGAACATAACAACGACCCAGACTTGGTCTATCAAACGCACCGCACCACCCTCGGTACGCAGTTTCCTCTCTTTGTCGCCGACCGCTACGCAGGCAAGACACTCCCGCGACTCAAACCGCGA